Part of the Candidatus Dadabacteria bacterium genome, CCATGCCCAGCACCGTTATATCACCCGCGCTCACAAGCCGCCCCATGTTGAACAGCGCGGACGGAATTCCGGCGAGTATGGACATGGTGATTATCAGGGAGACGCCGTTTCCAATGCCCTTTTCGGATATCTGCTCTCCCAGCCACATGACAAGCATGGAGCCCGAAGTCAGGGTAAGAATGGTGGTAAGGCGGAACGCCAGCCCCGCCTCTCCGGACGCGCCGGACTCAAGGGCGAGGGTAAACACGGTCGCCTGAATCACCGATATGGGAACAGTAAGATAGCGGGAATACTGGTTGATTTTCCTTCTTCCCGCCTGCCCTTCCTCCTTCTGGAGAGCCTCAAGCGAGGGAATCGCCTTAACCATCAGAGACATGAGAATGGAGGCGGTTATGTAGGGAATTACTCCGAGGGCGAAGATTGACGCCTGCTCAAGCGCGCCGCCGGAGAATGCGTTGAACAGGTCAAAAACGGTCCCGCTCGTGCGCTCAAACAGCCGGGATATTTCGGCCGGGGAAATGCCCGGGACCGGGATAAAAACCCCGAGCCTGTAAATCAGCAGTATAAATAAGGTGATGAGCAGCCTTTTGTTCAGCTCGGAGATTCCGGAGGTTCCCGAAGAGGGCGAACTCATACAAACTCCACCTTGCCGCCGGACTTCTCTATCTTTTCAACGGATGAGCCGGTTGCGGCGTCAACTCTCAGAGTCAGTTTTTTTTCAACGGCTCCGCCGCCCAGAATTTTTACCGGATTTTTTCCGCTCACCAGCCCGCTTTCAACAAGCGCCGCGCGGTCAACTGTGGAGCCGTCCTCAAAACGCTCCAGCGCGCTCAGGTTGACCGTGTCGTAAACCTTCCTGAACCTGTTTTTGAACCCTCTCTTGGGAATCCTCATCTTGAGCGGGGTCTGTCCGCCTTCAAACCAGCGCGACACCCCTCTCCCCGATCTGGAGCCCTGCCCTTTCTGTCCGCGCCCGGAAGTCTTGCCCTTTGAACCGGCCCCCCGGCCCACTCTCTGGCGCGATTTTGCCGAACCCGCCGGTTTTGGAAATCTGTCAAGCATTGCGGATAAAACCTCTAAATCCTGTAATAGGGCGGAAGGTCAAGGTCGGAGACCTCTTTGTGCCGCGTGAGCGCAACGGCCTCCGGCGGGGAAAGGAGGGAAAGAGCCTTCATAACCGCCGCCACTACATTGAGCGGATTTCTTGAGCCCACAACCTTGGAAAGGATGTCGTGAATGCCCGCAAGGTCTGCCACGGCGCGCACGGCGCCGCCCGAAATAACGCCCGTTCCGGGAGCGGCGGGCAGAAGCACAACACGGCTTGATGAACTTTCACAACAAACCTCATGCGGTATGGTGGAACCCTTAAGGGGAACTTGTATGAGGTTTTTGCGGGCTTTGTCCGCCCCTTTCTTGATGGCGCCCGGAACCTCGTTTGATTTGCCAAGCCCGTAGCCCACAACACCGCTTCCGTTGCCGACAACCACCATCGCGGTGAAGTGAAACCGCTTTCCGCCCTTGGTAACCTTCGCCACGCGCCGGATGTCAACAACCTTTTCTTCCAGCTCAAGCCCGGCGGAGTCAACATACCGCGGATTTGTGTAACCGGTTGCGTTTTTATTAGAACTCAAGTCCCTTCTCCCTGAGGCCGCCCGCAAGAGATTTCACCCTTCCGTGAAACGGATAGCCGCCCCTGTCAAACACCACTTTTTTGAGGCCGCCCGCAACTGACACGCCCCCCAGATACTCGCCCACGGCCCTTGCCTGGTCAATCTTGGAGTCATCACCGGAGATGTTTTTTCTTATCTCCGGAGTGAGTGAGGAAGCCGCAAACAGAGTGCTTCCCGCCACATCGTCAACAATTTGCGCATATATGTGCCTTGACGACTTGAAAACGCACAACCGGGGCACGGACGCGGTTCCGGAGATTTTCCTCCGTATCCTTCTGTGCCTGCTGTTTCTCAGATCTTTTCTGCTTTTCTTCATCCCTTTGCCGCTCCGCCTGACTTGCCGGGTTTGAGCCGTATGCGCTCGGTGGAAAACCTCACCCCTTTGCCCTTGTAGGAGTCCGGAGCGCGAAGTTTCCTTATGTTCGCCGCCGTCTCGCCTATCACCTGCTTGTCAATTCCCTCCAGAGTGAGCCGGGTCCCCCGCGCCTCAACCGTGGCTTTAACGCCTTCGGGAAGAGGAAACTCTATCGGGTGGGAATAGCCGAGAGACATCTTAAGAGCGTCTTTGCCCGCCAGTTCCGCCTTGTATCCGGTTCCCACAATTTCAAGTGTTCTGGCAAATCCCTCCGTAACACCCTGAATGGAGTTTGCTATAAGCATCCTCACAAGGCCGTGCGACGCCTTGACACCCTTGCCGGACTGCTCCGCTTTAACAGTCACAAATCCGTCCGCCACTTCAACATTCAGCCCGCCCGCAACAGCAACCTCAAGTTCGCCGCGGGGACCCTTGACCTTAAGGGTGTCTCCCGACTGGGCGATCTCCACCTTGTCGGGAACAGGTATCGGTTTGTTTCCTATCCTTGACATAATTCAACTCAGACCACAGTGCAGAGAACCTCGCCGCCTATGCCGACGATTCTGGCGCTCCGTCCCGTCATTATCCCTTTTGAGGTGGAAAGTATAGCCGTTCCAATGCCCGTAACAACACGGGGAATTTCACCCCTGCCTATGTAAACCCTGACGCTGGGCTTGCTCACTCTTTTGATTTCCCTTATGGCAGGCGCCCCTTCGGGAGAGTATTTGAGGGCTACAACTATATCCCTTTTGGGGCCGTCCCCCTCGGAGATACTGAAGCCTTCCACATAGCCCTCGTCCTTTAGAACCCTGCATATCTCCAACTTGATGCCGGAGTGAGGAATCGCCACATCTTCGTGGCCGACCATCAGCGCGTTCCTGATTCTTGAAAGCATGTCCGCTATAGGATCCGTCATATCTTCCTTCCCGCCGTTTAGAAACTGGCTTTTCTGACTCCCACAATTTCTCCGCGGCTCGCAAGTTCGCGGAAGCAGAGGCGGCAGATGCCGAACTGCCTTATAAAACCCCTCGGCCTCCCGCAGAGCGAGCACCGGTTAACTTTCCTCACCGGGTATTTCGGCTTCCTTAAAGATCTTTCCCAAAGCGCTTTTCTTGCCATTTCTCACACTCCTCCTTTTGCAAAAGGCACACCCATCTCCTCAAGAAGCATTCTTGCCTCCGCATCATCGTCCGCAGTCGTAACAAAAGTGATGTTGAGCCCCTTCACCCTCGCAACCTTGCTGTAGTCAATTTCCGGAAATATGATGTGCTCTCTTATTCCGAGCGTGTAATTGCCGTTGCCGTCAAACGAGGAGACGCTCACCCCCTTGAAATCCCTCACTCTCGGAAGGGCGAGATTGACAAGGCGGTCAAAAAACTCATACATCATCGTCCCCCTCAGGGTAACGGCGCAACCGATTGGCATGCCGTCGCGGAGTTTGAAACCGGCTATGGATTTCCTGCTCATTTTCACGGCGGGCTTCTGCCCGGCGATAAGCGCAAGTTCGGCGACCGCATCGTCAATGACGGACTTGTTGCGCCCCGCCTCGCTGAGGCGACCCAGCCCCATGTTGAGAACTATGCGCTCAAGGCGCGGAACTTTCATGGGATTGGAGTAGGAACTCTTCTCCATAATGGCGGGGATTACCCGCTCATTGAATATTTTTTTCATTCTCGGTTGCGCGGATGTCATATCTGTTTGCCCGTCTTTCTGTTCACTCTGACCTTTTTGCCGTCTTCAATTCTGTGTCCGGCTTTGAAGGGAGTCGCCTCTTTTGAGTCATAAAGCATCAGGTTTGACAAGTGCAGGCTCGCCTCCTTGTCAACTATGCCGCCGGACGGATTGTCGCGTGTGGGGCGCGTGTTGCGTTTGACCATGTTGAGTTTCTCCACTATCGCCCTTCCCTTTTCCGTAAGCACACGGGAAACAGTGCCGGTTTTGCCCTTCTCTCTGCCGGTGAGCACGATGACTTCGTCGCCCTTCCTGATGTGATATTTCACCGACACCGTCAAACCACCTCCGGAGCAAGAGAGATTATCTTCATAAATCCTTTGAACCTGAGCTCGCGCGCGATGGGTCCGAAAACCCTTGTGCCAATGGGCTCTTTGTCTTCATTGATGATCACTGCGGCGTTGCTGTCAAAGCGCACGTAGGTTCCGTCCGGTCGCCTGCTCTCCTTGGTAACGCGCACCACGACCGCCTTGCACACATCACCCTTTGACACCTTTGAGTTGGGCATCGCCTCCTTTACGGAAACCACAACCACATCGCCCAGCCGCGCAAACCTTCTGCGCGAGCCGCCGAGAACCTTGATACAGTAAAGTCTCTTGGCGCCCGTATTGTCCGCAGACTCCAGATATGAACTGGACTGAATCACCTTTCCGCTCCCTCTCCGGAAACTGCGGGGGCTTTCTCAACAATTTTGCCGACCCGCCACCTCTTGGTTTTGCTTATGGGCTTTGAGGCGTATATAAGCGCCTTGTCGCCCGCCGCGCACTGGTTTTTGCTGTCGTGAACGATGTAGCGCACCCGCCTGCTGATTGACCTGTTGTAAACAACATGCTTCTTTGTGGTTATCACATCCACAACCGCCGTCTTGTCGCCGCTGCTCCTCACAACCGTCCCCACAAACGAGGTCAGCCGCCCTCTTTTTTCGTTTCTGTCAGCCATTTTCTTCCTTCACCTGCTCCTGTCCGCCCCGGCTTTCAATCTCCCGCCTCACGGTCTTTACTCTGGCAATGTCCCGCCGGAGAGACTTTATCCGCGCAAACGAGGCTGTCTGTTTGGTGGCAACCCGCATACGGAGATTGAAAAGAGAGGACATAAGTTCGCGCTCCTTCCTGTTCAGGTCGCCCGTGGTAAGTTCTCTGAGTTTAGCCGGTTTTTCAGCCATTATACAATCTCCTCGCTCCGCTCAACCGCGCGGGTTTTCACGGGCAGTTTGTGGGACGCAAGCCGGAACGCCTCCTTTGCAAGAGGCGAGGGAACTCCGCTTAACTCGTAAAGTATCTGCCCGCGCCGTATCGGAGCCACGTATTCCGCCACATCGCCCTTGCCCTTCCCCATTCTTGTTTCGGCGGGCTTTTTGGTAACGGGCTTGTCCGGGAAAATCCTTATCCACAGTTTCGCCCCCCTTCTCACATGGCGCGTTATGGCGATCCTTGCGGACTCTATCTGCCTTGAGGTCAGCCGCCCGTTTTCAAGAGTCCGGAGACCGAACCGCCCGAAGTCAATGTCAGTCCCCCGGCTCGCAACCCCCCTTATGCGCCCCTTGCGCGCCTTGCGGTATTTTGTCTTTTTAGGTTGAAGCATACGGTTTTCCTCAAGTCGGCGGGGCAGCCCTCTTCTCTATGACATCTCCCTTGAATATCCATGTCTTGATGCCGATGATCCCGTATTTGGTTTTTGCCTCGGCAAAGCCGTAGTCAATGTCCGCCCTGAGTTTTGCCAGCGGAACACTGCCTTCCTTATACCACTCTCTTCTGGCAATCTCCGCGCCCGCAAGCCGCCCGGAAGCCATTATCTTTATTCCCAGCGCGCCCGTC contains:
- the rpmC gene encoding 50S ribosomal protein L29, with amino-acid sequence MAEKPAKLRELTTGDLNRKERELMSSLFNLRMRVATKQTASFARIKSLRRDIARVKTVRREIESRGGQEQVKEENG
- a CDS encoding type Z 30S ribosomal protein S14 — translated: MARKALWERSLRKPKYPVRKVNRCSLCGRPRGFIRQFGICRLCFRELASRGEIVGVRKASF
- the rplR gene encoding 50S ribosomal protein L18, whose translation is MKKSRKDLRNSRHRRIRRKISGTASVPRLCVFKSSRHIYAQIVDDVAGSTLFAASSLTPEIRKNISGDDSKIDQARAVGEYLGGVSVAGGLKKVVFDRGGYPFHGRVKSLAGGLREKGLEF
- the rplN gene encoding 50S ribosomal protein L14, producing MIQSSSYLESADNTGAKRLYCIKVLGGSRRRFARLGDVVVVSVKEAMPNSKVSKGDVCKAVVVRVTKESRRPDGTYVRFDSNAAVIINEDKEPIGTRVFGPIARELRFKGFMKIISLAPEVV
- the rpsH gene encoding 30S ribosomal protein S8, with amino-acid sequence MTDPIADMLSRIRNALMVGHEDVAIPHSGIKLEICRVLKDEGYVEGFSISEGDGPKRDIVVALKYSPEGAPAIREIKRVSKPSVRVYIGRGEIPRVVTGIGTAILSTSKGIMTGRSARIVGIGGEVLCTVV
- the rpsE gene encoding 30S ribosomal protein S5, which translates into the protein MSSNKNATGYTNPRYVDSAGLELEEKVVDIRRVAKVTKGGKRFHFTAMVVVGNGSGVVGYGLGKSNEVPGAIKKGADKARKNLIQVPLKGSTIPHEVCCESSSSRVVLLPAAPGTGVISGGAVRAVADLAGIHDILSKVVGSRNPLNVVAAVMKALSLLSPPEAVALTRHKEVSDLDLPPYYRI
- the rplX gene encoding 50S ribosomal protein L24, coding for MSVKYHIRKGDEVIVLTGREKGKTGTVSRVLTEKGRAIVEKLNMVKRNTRPTRDNPSGGIVDKEASLHLSNLMLYDSKEATPFKAGHRIEDGKKVRVNRKTGKQI
- the rpsQ gene encoding 30S ribosomal protein S17, which codes for MADRNEKRGRLTSFVGTVVRSSGDKTAVVDVITTKKHVVYNRSISRRVRYIVHDSKNQCAAGDKALIYASKPISKTKRWRVGKIVEKAPAVSGEGAER
- the rplF gene encoding 50S ribosomal protein L6, whose amino-acid sequence is MSRIGNKPIPVPDKVEIAQSGDTLKVKGPRGELEVAVAGGLNVEVADGFVTVKAEQSGKGVKASHGLVRMLIANSIQGVTEGFARTLEIVGTGYKAELAGKDALKMSLGYSHPIEFPLPEGVKATVEARGTRLTLEGIDKQVIGETAANIRKLRAPDSYKGKGVRFSTERIRLKPGKSGGAAKG
- the rplE gene encoding 50S ribosomal protein L5, with translation MTSAQPRMKKIFNERVIPAIMEKSSYSNPMKVPRLERIVLNMGLGRLSEAGRNKSVIDDAVAELALIAGQKPAVKMSRKSIAGFKLRDGMPIGCAVTLRGTMMYEFFDRLVNLALPRVRDFKGVSVSSFDGNGNYTLGIREHIIFPEIDYSKVARVKGLNITFVTTADDDAEARMLLEEMGVPFAKGGV
- the rplO gene encoding 50S ribosomal protein L15 — encoded protein: MLDRFPKPAGSAKSRQRVGRGAGSKGKTSGRGQKGQGSRSGRGVSRWFEGGQTPLKMRIPKRGFKNRFRKVYDTVNLSALERFEDGSTVDRAALVESGLVSGKNPVKILGGGAVEKKLTLRVDAATGSSVEKIEKSGGKVEFV
- the rplP gene encoding 50S ribosomal protein L16 translates to MLQPKKTKYRKARKGRIRGVASRGTDIDFGRFGLRTLENGRLTSRQIESARIAITRHVRRGAKLWIRIFPDKPVTKKPAETRMGKGKGDVAEYVAPIRRGQILYELSGVPSPLAKEAFRLASHKLPVKTRAVERSEEIV